Proteins encoded by one window of Enterococcus faecalis:
- the rseP gene encoding RIP metalloprotease RseP produces MKTIITFIIVFGILVLVHEFGHFYFAKRAGILVREFAIGMGPKIFAHRGKDGTTYTIRLLPIGGYVRMAGMGEDMTEITPGMPLSVELNAVGNVVKINTSKKVQLPHSIPMEVVDFDLEKELFIKGYVNGNEEEETVYKVDHDATIIESDGTEVRIAPLDVQFQSAKLSQRILTNFAGPMNNFILGFILFTLAVFLQGGVTDLNTNQIGQVIPNGPAAEAGLKENDKVLSINNQKIKKYEDFTTIVQKNPEKPLTFIVERNGKEEQLTVTPEKQKVEKQTIGKVGVYPYMKTDLPSKLMGGIQDTLNSTTQIFKALGSLFTGFSLNKLGGPVMMFKLSEEASNAGVSTVVFLMAMLSMNLGIINLLPIPALDGGKIVLNIIEGVRGKPISPEKEGIITLIGFGFVMVLMVLVTWNDIQRFFF; encoded by the coding sequence ATGAAAACAATTATCACATTCATTATTGTCTTCGGTATTCTTGTCCTCGTACATGAATTTGGCCACTTTTATTTTGCAAAACGAGCGGGTATTTTAGTTCGTGAGTTTGCAATCGGAATGGGACCAAAGATTTTTGCGCATCGTGGAAAAGATGGCACCACTTATACGATTCGCTTATTGCCGATTGGTGGCTATGTGCGAATGGCTGGGATGGGCGAAGACATGACAGAAATTACACCAGGTATGCCTCTATCTGTTGAGTTAAATGCCGTGGGTAATGTGGTTAAAATTAATACAAGTAAAAAAGTACAATTACCTCATAGTATTCCGATGGAAGTCGTTGATTTTGATCTTGAAAAAGAATTATTCATCAAGGGCTATGTCAATGGAAACGAGGAAGAAGAAACCGTTTATAAAGTTGACCATGATGCAACGATTATTGAAAGTGATGGTACCGAGGTGCGGATTGCGCCACTTGACGTTCAATTTCAATCAGCGAAATTATCGCAACGCATTTTAACGAACTTTGCGGGACCCATGAATAACTTTATCTTAGGGTTTATTCTGTTTACGTTAGCGGTCTTTCTACAAGGAGGCGTCACTGATTTAAACACGAATCAAATTGGACAAGTGATTCCTAATGGCCCAGCCGCAGAAGCTGGGTTGAAAGAAAACGATAAAGTCTTATCGATTAATAATCAAAAAATCAAAAAATACGAAGATTTTACAACCATTGTGCAGAAGAACCCCGAAAAGCCGTTAACGTTCATAGTTGAGCGTAACGGCAAAGAAGAGCAACTAACAGTGACACCAGAAAAACAAAAAGTGGAAAAACAAACGATTGGTAAAGTCGGCGTTTATCCTTATATGAAAACCGATTTACCGTCAAAATTGATGGGCGGTATTCAGGATACTTTGAATAGTACGACACAGATTTTTAAAGCACTCGGCTCACTATTCACAGGCTTTAGTTTAAACAAACTAGGTGGGCCAGTCATGATGTTTAAATTATCGGAAGAAGCATCCAATGCTGGAGTAAGTACAGTTGTATTCTTAATGGCCATGTTGTCAATGAACTTAGGGATTATTAATTTGTTGCCAATCCCAGCTTTAGATGGCGGGAAAATTGTCTTAAACATTATTGAAGGTGTACGTGGAAAACCAATTAGTCCTGAAAAAGAAGGCATCATTACGTTAATTGGCTTTGGGTTTGTCATGGTGTTAATGGTGTTAGTTACTTGGAACGATATTCAACGCTTTTTCTTTTAA